From a single Aneurinibacillus sp. REN35 genomic region:
- a CDS encoding class I SAM-dependent rRNA methyltransferase has translation MTKVFLVRNRRKRLEQGHPWIFQSEVERIEGDVVPGEIVEVVNHQGHFLAKGYMNPNSQMIVRILTFDPQEEVNQELFTARIRQAWEFRQRFLPGIRSCRVLYGEADFMPGLVVDKFEDVLVVQILSLGMEVRKEWILPALLEVFSPKAVYLRNDVYVRELEGMEQEKGFWYGESETEIEIEENGLKLVVDIENGQKTGYFFDQRENRSAIAPLMTGWGRAHGIDVQEVEMDGERVLRPVDRRGKVVKNPFWDGAEVLDCFTHTGSFTLNACKHGAKKVTTLDISDHAIETSKRNVQLNGFLHRVDFVVANAFDYLREAVKEEKLWDVVILDPPAFAKSRGAVKGAQRGYKDINLNGLKLVRDGGYLVTASCSYHMSAEMFADTIQEAAVDAKKVLRLIHWSGAGIDHPKLTGIDEGDYLKFAIYEVRSRS, from the coding sequence GTGACAAAAGTTTTTCTTGTGCGGAATCGCCGCAAACGCCTAGAACAAGGACATCCGTGGATCTTTCAGAGTGAAGTAGAACGCATCGAGGGCGACGTTGTCCCTGGAGAGATTGTCGAGGTTGTCAATCATCAGGGTCATTTTCTTGCCAAAGGCTATATGAATCCGAACTCACAGATGATTGTACGCATTTTAACTTTTGACCCGCAAGAAGAAGTGAACCAAGAACTCTTCACAGCGCGTATTCGTCAAGCGTGGGAGTTCCGTCAGCGCTTCTTACCGGGCATTCGTTCCTGTCGTGTATTGTATGGGGAAGCGGATTTTATGCCGGGTCTTGTAGTGGACAAGTTCGAGGATGTGCTAGTTGTGCAGATTCTTTCGCTTGGAATGGAAGTGCGCAAAGAATGGATTCTTCCGGCTTTACTTGAAGTGTTCAGTCCCAAAGCCGTCTATTTGCGAAACGATGTGTATGTGCGTGAATTAGAAGGAATGGAACAGGAGAAGGGGTTCTGGTACGGTGAATCGGAGACGGAAATTGAGATAGAAGAGAATGGCCTGAAGCTGGTTGTCGATATCGAGAACGGTCAGAAAACGGGTTATTTCTTCGATCAGCGTGAGAATCGTTCAGCGATTGCGCCTTTAATGACGGGATGGGGCAGAGCGCATGGGATCGATGTGCAAGAGGTCGAGATGGACGGTGAGCGAGTGCTGCGCCCGGTGGATCGACGTGGTAAAGTTGTGAAGAATCCGTTCTGGGACGGTGCGGAAGTGTTGGATTGCTTTACCCATACTGGCTCCTTTACGCTGAATGCCTGCAAGCATGGAGCAAAAAAGGTAACAACGCTTGATATTTCAGATCATGCAATAGAGACATCAAAACGGAACGTGCAGCTAAACGGCTTTTTGCATCGTGTCGATTTTGTAGTAGCGAATGCGTTTGACTATTTGCGTGAAGCGGTGAAGGAAGAGAAGCTTTGGGATGTCGTCATTCTTGACCCACCTGCTTTTGCCAAATCACGCGGTGCTGTAAAAGGCGCACAGCGCGGCTATAAGGATATCAACCTGAACGGTCTGAAGCTGGTGCGGGACGGAGGGTATCTTGTTACAGCGAGCTGCTCTTATCATATGAGTGCCGAGATGTTTGCTGATACGATTCAGGAAGCGGCGGTGGATGCTAAGAAGGTGCTTCGACTTATTCACTGGAGCGGAGCAGGCATCGACCATCCGAAGCTGACCGGAATTGATGAAGGTGATTATCTCAAATTTGCGATTTATGAAGTGCGTTCCCGCAGTTAA
- a CDS encoding YihY/virulence factor BrkB family protein, which produces MQKIRTHNQLIRFIYELVNRFSKDDISGMSAQLAFYFLLSIFPFFIFAFTLIGYLPISTENALAIIQFIAPEKVTELLESNLHSFLNSRNGWLLFLSLAGTLWTSSSAIHAIIAALNRAYNVADERSYIMSRLLAILFTIGMVLAIFITLLLPVFGKTIEVFFTSHMHIPHYVILMWNLLRWVVSLLFLFSLFAFLYYFAPNCDVNWKVSIVGALFAGLGWLATSYGFSYYVNNFANYSLTYGSLGGVIILMIWFYLSAMILILGGHINALIQKYTNGKR; this is translated from the coding sequence ATGCAAAAAATCAGAACACATAATCAGCTCATCCGCTTCATCTATGAACTGGTAAATCGATTCTCAAAAGATGATATCTCGGGCATGTCCGCCCAGTTGGCCTTTTATTTTCTATTGTCTATTTTCCCTTTTTTTATTTTTGCTTTTACACTCATCGGTTACCTGCCAATTTCTACGGAAAATGCGCTTGCAATCATCCAATTCATCGCGCCGGAAAAGGTGACAGAACTATTAGAGAGCAATCTTCACAGCTTCCTAAACAGCCGGAACGGATGGCTGCTTTTCTTAAGCTTAGCTGGAACGCTTTGGACTTCTTCTAGCGCCATTCATGCGATCATCGCTGCACTGAACCGTGCATATAATGTGGCCGATGAGCGATCTTACATTATGTCCCGACTGTTGGCCATTCTGTTCACCATTGGTATGGTGCTGGCTATTTTTATCACGCTGCTGCTGCCTGTCTTCGGAAAAACGATTGAAGTCTTTTTCACATCGCATATGCATATCCCGCACTATGTCATCCTGATGTGGAATCTGCTGCGCTGGGTGGTCAGCTTGCTGTTTCTCTTCAGCCTATTTGCTTTCCTTTATTATTTTGCACCCAACTGCGATGTGAACTGGAAGGTCTCTATCGTCGGTGCGTTATTTGCCGGACTCGGCTGGCTCGCCACCTCGTACGGCTTCTCTTATTACGTCAATAATTTCGCCAATTACTCGCTGACATACGGGAGTCTCGGGGGCGTCATTATTCTTATGATTTGGTTTTACCTATCAGCTATGATTCTGATTCTAGGCGGACATATCAATGCGCTGATTCAAAAATATACAAATGGAAAGCGATAA
- a CDS encoding heparinase II/III domain-containing protein, whose protein sequence is MLCQGHLPCYGDWGQDRICSEKPDAKTLTDTYRAALHFYQYSPDSNIRDKAADWLRRLYPLVSSRLGEKGIDLFLLHPVFAQPPSFTLPQHATIAGQTGIGILRDSNQTTILMRTGANHTHAHDDVLGFTYYAYGKEVSADLGYSTYGSNGHYGWSTKAIAHNTVVVNADQHMKKGQLYKPFSGGEFTCLYESPAVTAYEGAAPNLYGIDAYQRMVGLVPLPDGSSYAADLFYVRGARTSDYSFRAFHEKADFTTEGIKKATRTQHAWTLAGFDTQSHPYFDQPGKSFGERLTTGETFAPLLKEEKPQYWTPVPNNGYGFIYDVHEYEPASSCMKAHWQSHEGYALTWHGLLDADDQIITGQYPNLSGTERHPLLLIRSLRTAKQYAAIIHTTREQNHMRLLSVHRLASRGGDTTALAAEISNGWLDFWAYSPVAQTMVIHTRFGEWRLNGRCGFLRTDRSGKILAHACIHASSMTFQGRQIDGAKKIWFPIKAIEKQKRAIRLDPHLPPNGARFIRIAPAKDASASLYEIRDVHSRKDATTVMLRDSLSLSKGIVASCTKDQLHTRFPLPLGAAFCGKFIIGEQGGYGIIEDIPTPKTIHARILSSFTEGEAFDITDLAEGGWAQWL, encoded by the coding sequence ATGCTGTGCCAGGGTCATCTCCCGTGCTACGGAGATTGGGGACAGGATCGGATATGCAGCGAGAAGCCGGATGCCAAGACACTGACGGACACATACCGAGCCGCTCTGCACTTCTATCAATACTCTCCCGACTCAAATATACGCGATAAGGCAGCCGATTGGCTCCGCCGTCTCTATCCACTTGTCTCATCTCGACTAGGAGAGAAAGGTATCGACCTCTTCCTCCTCCATCCGGTCTTTGCACAGCCACCCTCTTTTACGCTGCCACAGCACGCAACCATCGCAGGCCAGACTGGCATCGGCATCCTACGCGACTCGAATCAGACTACCATATTGATGCGTACAGGAGCTAACCATACGCATGCGCATGATGATGTGCTCGGTTTCACGTATTATGCGTACGGCAAGGAAGTCTCGGCCGACCTTGGCTACAGCACATACGGCTCCAACGGTCATTATGGCTGGAGTACGAAGGCAATCGCACACAATACGGTTGTGGTCAATGCAGATCAACACATGAAGAAGGGACAGTTATACAAGCCATTCTCCGGCGGTGAATTCACCTGCCTCTATGAATCTCCTGCCGTCACAGCCTATGAGGGTGCAGCACCTAACTTGTACGGAATCGACGCATACCAGCGCATGGTCGGGCTTGTGCCGCTTCCTGATGGTTCCTCCTATGCAGCTGATCTTTTTTATGTACGGGGCGCACGTACAAGTGATTATTCATTTCGCGCCTTTCATGAAAAAGCAGACTTCACAACAGAAGGAATAAAGAAAGCAACACGAACGCAACACGCATGGACACTTGCCGGATTCGATACACAGTCACACCCGTATTTTGATCAGCCTGGCAAAAGTTTTGGAGAGCGGCTTACCACAGGCGAAACCTTCGCTCCGTTATTAAAAGAGGAAAAACCGCAGTACTGGACCCCAGTGCCAAATAACGGCTATGGCTTCATCTATGATGTTCATGAGTATGAACCAGCAAGTTCTTGCATGAAAGCCCATTGGCAATCCCATGAAGGATATGCGTTAACGTGGCACGGTCTATTGGATGCAGACGATCAGATCATAACCGGGCAGTATCCGAACCTCTCCGGCACAGAACGCCACCCTCTTCTTCTCATCCGCAGTCTGCGTACAGCCAAGCAGTATGCAGCCATCATTCACACTACAAGGGAGCAAAATCACATGCGCCTGCTCTCCGTACACCGTCTCGCCAGCCGCGGCGGAGATACAACCGCCTTAGCAGCAGAGATTAGCAACGGATGGCTGGACTTCTGGGCATACAGCCCCGTAGCACAAACGATGGTCATTCACACTCGCTTCGGCGAATGGCGTCTCAATGGACGGTGCGGCTTCCTGCGTACCGACCGTTCTGGGAAAATTCTCGCTCACGCCTGCATCCATGCTTCCTCCATGACTTTTCAAGGCAGGCAGATCGACGGGGCTAAAAAAATATGGTTTCCTATTAAAGCAATTGAAAAACAAAAAAGAGCAATCCGACTTGATCCACACCTACCGCCTAACGGTGCAAGATTTATCCGAATTGCTCCTGCCAAGGATGCATCCGCCTCCCTGTATGAAATTAGAGACGTTCACAGCCGAAAAGATGCAACGACTGTTATGCTGCGCGATTCCCTCAGCCTCTCAAAAGGAATCGTTGCTTCGTGCACCAAGGATCAGCTTCACACACGATTCCCGCTCCCGCTTGGCGCTGCCTTTTGCGGCAAATTTATTATCGGCGAACAAGGTGGGTACGGAATTATTGAAGACATTCCTACACCCAAAACGATACATGCCCGCATTCTCTCTTCCTTTACAGAAGGGGAAGCATTCGACATTACCGATCTGGCCGAAGGCGGCTGGGCACAATGGCTTTAA
- a CDS encoding DUF423 domain-containing protein, with translation MARLFIILGSINLFLSVALGAFGAHGLEGKIAERLLEVYKTGVHYHMIHGLGLLAIGILGEREIAGMKQLRLSGWFMQAGIIFFAFSLYILALTGIGWLGAITPIGGVCFLIGWVLLAVAAAKK, from the coding sequence ATGGCACGATTGTTTATTATTCTTGGAAGCATCAACCTGTTTTTATCAGTAGCGTTAGGCGCATTTGGTGCTCATGGTCTGGAAGGAAAAATAGCGGAACGCCTGCTTGAAGTGTACAAAACAGGCGTGCACTATCACATGATTCACGGTCTTGGCCTGCTTGCGATTGGTATTCTCGGTGAGCGGGAGATTGCGGGCATGAAGCAATTAAGACTCTCCGGTTGGTTTATGCAGGCCGGTATTATTTTCTTTGCGTTTAGCCTGTATATTCTTGCGCTAACGGGAATCGGCTGGTTGGGTGCGATTACGCCAATCGGCGGTGTCTGCTTCCTCATTGGGTGGGTGCTGCTTGCAGTAGCAGCAGCGAAAAAGTAG
- a CDS encoding MFS transporter: protein MKGVLRDKRFQKLILANILSSIGSGVTMIGVPWLLINREDGSQIYGYVAFCMTFLLFFLSPYLGVWIDRVPRKRVLLFSEIFGFVVAVFFAVWGFAAGNYETWHLISMYAAGSLYYSLHYPAQFAFNQEIFTKEQYRELNSVMEIQNQAASMLAGGLTSVLIDRIDFSLILIVDAMTYAAGFLLISFIPYVSSGNQKHASKVSVWENLKEGFIYIKDKPLFTIFYLSSFMPFVGVMVGNYLIPIYIADTLGADGTVLGLSDVMYAAGAILGGYTIPFLLRKQGEFRTVLLTVSVYTVATVMIAVFPVVGFFLMMSILLGWGNSGSRVARNTIMMNEVPNEMMGRVNSFFAAVGMLLRVSLIGLFARTVMHTGASFSLLVVGGLMLLACGGVWISRSLFFPKEVPSLSKSS from the coding sequence ATGAAAGGAGTACTCCGCGATAAACGGTTTCAGAAGTTAATTCTCGCCAACATTCTCTCTTCGATCGGGTCGGGTGTTACGATGATTGGGGTACCCTGGCTTCTTATAAACCGAGAAGACGGTAGTCAAATCTATGGATATGTGGCTTTTTGCATGACATTCCTGTTATTTTTTCTCTCTCCTTATCTTGGTGTGTGGATTGATCGGGTGCCGCGGAAGCGTGTGCTTTTGTTCAGTGAGATATTTGGCTTTGTGGTGGCCGTTTTTTTTGCGGTGTGGGGATTTGCGGCAGGTAATTATGAAACCTGGCACCTAATAAGCATGTATGCGGCAGGCTCGCTTTATTATTCGCTTCACTATCCGGCTCAGTTTGCATTCAATCAAGAGATTTTTACTAAGGAGCAGTACCGAGAGCTTAATAGTGTGATGGAAATTCAGAACCAGGCTGCCTCCATGCTGGCAGGCGGGTTAACGAGCGTATTGATTGATCGCATTGATTTTTCTTTGATTCTAATAGTAGATGCGATGACGTATGCGGCAGGCTTCCTGCTCATCTCATTCATTCCGTATGTATCTTCAGGAAATCAGAAGCATGCATCGAAAGTGTCCGTATGGGAAAATTTAAAAGAAGGATTCATATACATAAAGGATAAGCCGCTATTTACCATTTTTTATCTGAGTTCTTTCATGCCGTTTGTCGGTGTGATGGTAGGAAATTATTTGATCCCTATTTATATTGCAGACACGCTTGGCGCAGATGGAACAGTGCTGGGGCTCTCTGATGTGATGTATGCAGCAGGAGCCATCCTTGGCGGGTATACCATTCCGTTCTTGCTGCGTAAGCAGGGAGAGTTCCGAACAGTGCTTCTAACTGTGAGTGTGTATACGGTAGCAACCGTCATGATTGCTGTATTTCCTGTAGTCGGATTTTTTCTTATGATGAGTATTCTGCTTGGATGGGGAAACTCTGGATCGCGTGTGGCTCGTAATACGATTATGATGAATGAAGTTCCCAATGAGATGATGGGGCGGGTCAATAGCTTCTTTGCGGCGGTGGGTATGCTGCTTCGGGTGAGTCTGATTGGCTTGTTTGCGCGCACCGTGATGCATACAGGGGCGTCCTTCTCACTGCTTGTTGTGGGAGGACTGATGCTGCTTGCATGTGGCGGGGTGTGGATAAGCCGTTCATTATTCTTTCCTAAAGAAGTACCGAGTCTGTCAAAAAGTTCATAA
- a CDS encoding putative hydro-lyase yields MIQNPAILTPSKARMLIRDGQWQGPTAGMAAGYTQANLAILKKEVAFDFLLFCQRNPKPCPILDVTEAGSWVPQLVAPDADLRTDIPGYRIYRHGELTDEVTDISLYWEDDMVAFLIGCSFTFEQALLRNNIPVRHIEEGCNVPMYKTNIPCVKAGSFEGPMVVSMRPMPEKDVVRAVQVTSRFPSVHGAPVHIGTPASIGIEDVNRPDFGDHVTINEGEVPVFWACGVTPQAVAMHVKPEIMITHAPGHMFITDIHEEQYSVL; encoded by the coding sequence ATGATACAGAATCCAGCGATACTTACACCTTCTAAAGCCCGAATGCTCATTCGAGATGGACAATGGCAGGGGCCGACAGCCGGAATGGCTGCGGGCTATACACAGGCAAACCTGGCTATTTTAAAAAAGGAAGTGGCTTTTGACTTCTTGCTCTTCTGCCAGCGCAATCCGAAGCCATGTCCGATACTTGATGTGACAGAAGCAGGGTCATGGGTGCCGCAATTGGTGGCTCCGGATGCTGATTTGCGTACGGATATTCCGGGATATCGTATTTATCGACACGGAGAGCTGACAGACGAAGTGACAGATATTAGTTTATACTGGGAAGATGATATGGTCGCATTTCTAATTGGCTGCAGCTTTACATTTGAGCAGGCGCTGCTTAGAAATAATATTCCGGTACGACATATTGAAGAGGGATGCAATGTACCGATGTATAAGACGAATATTCCATGCGTGAAGGCCGGTTCTTTTGAAGGGCCGATGGTTGTCAGTATGCGCCCAATGCCTGAAAAGGATGTCGTACGAGCTGTACAGGTAACGAGTCGCTTTCCATCTGTACATGGTGCGCCTGTTCATATTGGAACCCCTGCATCGATTGGCATTGAGGATGTGAATCGACCGGATTTTGGCGATCATGTAACCATTAACGAAGGGGAAGTACCTGTTTTTTGGGCCTGCGGGGTTACGCCACAGGCGGTGGCGATGCATGTGAAGCCGGAGATTATGATTACCCATGCGCCGGGCCACATGTTTATTACAGATATACACGAAGAACAATACAGCGTACTATAA
- a CDS encoding NRAMP family divalent metal transporter, with translation MDKKSNLSVLLGAAFLMATSAIGPGFLTQTTVFTSQLAASFGFVILMSIILDIGAQMNIWRIIAVSEKRAQDIANMVFPGLGYILAFLIVIGGLAFNIGNVGGAGLGVNVLFGISPEMGALLSGIIAILIFVIKEAGKAMDRFTQIAGFVMIGLTVYVAITSQPPLGEAVARTFVPEKIDILAIVTLVGGTVGGYITFAGGHRLLDAGIKGKEALPDVTKGAVSAIGIASIMRIVLFLAAFGIVAQGLTLDPKNPPASVFQLAAGNVGYKIFGIVMWAAAITSVVGAAYTSVSFIRTFSPTLEKYHRAIIISFIAISTCVFVLIGKPVKVLVLVGALNGLILPLSLGIMLVAAYKTKIVGDYKHPAWLTVFGVIIVVAMAIMGGITMVKELPKLFV, from the coding sequence ATGGACAAAAAAAGCAATCTCAGCGTTTTGCTCGGCGCTGCATTCCTGATGGCCACATCAGCAATCGGGCCGGGCTTTCTTACACAGACAACGGTATTCACAAGCCAATTGGCAGCAAGCTTCGGCTTTGTAATTTTAATGTCGATTATTTTAGATATCGGTGCACAGATGAACATCTGGCGCATCATCGCCGTATCGGAGAAACGGGCGCAGGATATTGCCAATATGGTGTTCCCGGGCCTCGGTTATATTCTCGCTTTTCTCATTGTTATTGGCGGTCTGGCCTTTAACATCGGAAATGTCGGGGGTGCCGGGCTTGGTGTGAATGTATTGTTCGGTATCAGTCCAGAGATGGGCGCGTTGCTTAGTGGGATTATTGCGATTCTTATTTTTGTTATCAAAGAAGCGGGCAAAGCGATGGATCGCTTTACGCAGATTGCAGGCTTCGTTATGATCGGGCTGACGGTATATGTGGCGATCACCTCACAGCCGCCGCTTGGCGAAGCGGTTGCCAGAACGTTCGTGCCTGAGAAGATTGATATTCTGGCAATTGTTACATTAGTTGGCGGTACTGTTGGCGGCTACATTACATTCGCAGGTGGCCATCGTCTATTAGATGCAGGAATCAAAGGAAAAGAGGCCCTGCCTGATGTAACCAAAGGCGCCGTCTCTGCCATCGGTATTGCTTCCATCATGCGGATTGTACTATTTCTGGCGGCGTTTGGTATTGTTGCGCAAGGCCTTACGCTTGATCCGAAGAATCCTCCGGCATCCGTATTTCAGTTGGCGGCAGGAAATGTTGGATACAAGATTTTTGGAATCGTGATGTGGGCCGCAGCGATTACTTCCGTTGTTGGTGCTGCATATACATCGGTCTCATTCATTCGGACATTCAGCCCGACGCTGGAGAAGTATCACCGGGCCATTATTATATCTTTTATTGCCATTTCGACATGTGTGTTTGTCTTGATCGGTAAACCAGTCAAAGTTCTGGTGCTTGTTGGTGCACTAAATGGTCTGATTCTTCCGCTTTCTCTAGGGATAATGCTGGTGGCTGCGTACAAAACAAAAATTGTGGGCGATTATAAACATCCGGCTTGGCTGACGGTATTCGGTGTAATTATCGTTGTCGCGATGGCAATTATGGGGGGCATTACAATGGTTAAAGAGCTTCCAAAGCTGTTTGTATAA
- a CDS encoding LamB/YcsF family protein, protein MYRVDINCDMGESFGAYRMGADEEILSFVTSANIACGFHAGGPSVMRRTVDLALEKGVAIGAHPGLPDLEGFGRRNMDITPQEAYDMVIYQVGSLYGFVRASGARMQHVKPHGALYNMAAKDSALSEAIAEAIYKVDPELILFGLSGGELAKAGERIGLKTAHEVFADRTYQIDGTLTSRREPDALITNTEEAVRQVVRMVKEQKVYTMQKQDIDIKADTVCIHGDGMHALEFARTIRELLSQADVSVRAIGES, encoded by the coding sequence ATGTATCGTGTAGACATTAACTGTGACATGGGAGAGAGCTTTGGCGCTTATCGCATGGGAGCTGACGAAGAGATTCTATCATTTGTTACATCAGCGAATATTGCCTGCGGATTTCATGCGGGTGGGCCGTCCGTAATGCGCCGCACAGTTGATCTAGCGCTCGAGAAGGGGGTTGCGATCGGCGCGCATCCCGGCTTGCCAGATCTAGAGGGATTTGGACGACGTAATATGGACATTACGCCGCAAGAAGCCTATGACATGGTCATCTATCAGGTTGGTTCCTTATACGGTTTTGTTAGAGCGTCGGGTGCGCGGATGCAGCATGTGAAGCCGCACGGTGCGCTGTACAATATGGCGGCCAAAGACAGTGCTCTCTCTGAAGCCATTGCGGAGGCGATCTATAAAGTAGATCCGGAATTGATCCTTTTCGGACTCTCGGGCGGTGAATTGGCCAAAGCAGGAGAGCGAATCGGTCTTAAGACCGCTCATGAAGTATTTGCGGATCGCACTTATCAGATCGATGGTACGCTAACTTCACGTAGAGAGCCCGATGCATTGATTACGAATACAGAAGAGGCGGTACGGCAGGTGGTTCGTATGGTGAAGGAGCAGAAGGTTTATACCATGCAGAAGCAGGACATTGATATTAAAGCAGATACCGTATGCATCCACGGTGATGGCATGCATGCGCTTGAATTTGCCAGAACGATTCGAGAATTGCTTTCACAGGCCGATGTGTCTGTACGAGCTATAGGGGAATCGTAA
- a CDS encoding 5-oxoprolinase subunit C family protein, with translation MRIKVLRPGLLTTIQDMGRYGFQQHGVIVSGAMDTFAMRMANLLVGNAEGEAVLEITLLGPKLLFEEDALIAICGANISPEISGQPILQWRPVYVKKGSVLNFGSCVFGCRTYLAIAGGYAVEKVLGSRSTYLRAGLGGYCGRALKEGDVLEAGSPSEWSIQKMRKLADRGEAASAPGWSISVDVFPQYDNNPTVRVLRGAQFDMFTEESRQALFAEAFQVTPQSDRMGYRFTGPVLMLSEPTEMISESVASGTIQVPPGGQPIALLADRQTAGGYPKIAQIISADLPVIAQVKPGDSVRFTEVSLEEAEVLYVAREMQIQQVKKGIALRYS, from the coding sequence ATGCGGATAAAGGTACTGCGTCCCGGATTGCTGACGACTATACAGGATATGGGACGGTATGGATTTCAGCAGCATGGAGTAATTGTAAGCGGCGCGATGGATACATTTGCGATGCGTATGGCGAATTTGTTGGTGGGCAACGCAGAGGGAGAGGCGGTGCTTGAGATTACACTGCTTGGCCCGAAGCTTTTGTTTGAAGAGGATGCTCTTATTGCAATTTGCGGTGCGAATATATCACCGGAAATAAGCGGACAGCCGATCCTGCAGTGGCGTCCTGTCTATGTGAAGAAAGGCAGCGTGCTAAATTTTGGTAGTTGCGTATTCGGCTGTCGGACGTATCTGGCAATAGCAGGCGGCTATGCGGTGGAGAAGGTGTTAGGAAGCCGCAGTACATATTTGCGTGCAGGGCTTGGCGGGTACTGCGGTCGGGCCTTAAAAGAAGGAGATGTATTGGAGGCTGGTTCGCCCTCTGAATGGAGCATACAAAAAATGCGGAAGCTGGCCGATCGGGGAGAAGCAGCATCTGCTCCTGGCTGGAGCATTAGTGTGGATGTATTTCCGCAATATGACAATAACCCAACTGTACGTGTGCTGCGCGGCGCCCAGTTTGACATGTTTACGGAAGAGAGCAGACAGGCGTTATTTGCTGAAGCGTTTCAAGTAACGCCGCAATCCGATCGGATGGGATACCGTTTTACAGGGCCGGTACTTATGTTATCGGAACCGACGGAGATGATATCGGAATCGGTAGCTTCAGGTACGATTCAAGTACCGCCAGGCGGGCAGCCGATTGCCCTGTTGGCAGATCGTCAGACGGCGGGCGGCTATCCGAAGATCGCTCAGATCATCTCGGCAGATCTTCCGGTTATTGCTCAAGTAAAGCCCGGCGACAGCGTTCGCTTTACGGAAGTATCCCTTGAAGAAGCAGAGGTGCTGTATGTGGCACGTGAGATGCAGATTCAGCAGGTTAAAAAGGGCATTGCCCTGCGATATTCATAA
- the pxpB gene encoding 5-oxoprolinase subunit PxpB, with protein sequence MRMKISPLGDAAAIIEVGKEISETVQRKVKALSMQLELKPVPGMIEYVPAFTTVTVFYDPYGVLQETGVRLAKERTEFISPFQKVCEALEQVIAAIGDDMTASLRTVEIPVCYGEEFGPDLEFVAEHNGMTPEEVIQIHSGAEYLVYMIGFAPGFPYLGGMPETIAAPRRPSPRLAIPAGSVGIAGQQTGVYPIETPGGWQLIGRTPLSLFVPDSDPPTLLAAGDRIRFRAISRQEYEEWGEDDRCG encoded by the coding sequence ATGAGGATGAAGATATCGCCGCTTGGCGACGCCGCTGCGATAATCGAAGTCGGGAAAGAGATCTCTGAAACCGTTCAACGCAAAGTAAAAGCGTTATCGATGCAGCTCGAATTAAAACCGGTTCCCGGTATGATAGAATATGTCCCCGCGTTCACAACGGTGACAGTGTTCTATGATCCGTATGGTGTACTTCAAGAAACCGGTGTGCGCTTGGCGAAAGAGCGTACAGAATTTATTTCGCCGTTCCAGAAAGTGTGCGAGGCTTTGGAGCAGGTAATAGCAGCAATAGGGGATGATATGACCGCATCTTTGCGTACGGTAGAAATCCCCGTATGCTATGGAGAAGAATTCGGACCGGATTTGGAATTTGTAGCTGAGCATAATGGCATGACCCCCGAAGAGGTGATTCAGATCCATAGCGGCGCTGAATATCTGGTCTATATGATCGGTTTCGCTCCGGGCTTTCCGTATCTCGGCGGCATGCCGGAGACGATTGCTGCTCCACGCAGACCGTCGCCCCGTCTGGCAATTCCTGCTGGATCGGTTGGCATTGCCGGGCAGCAGACGGGTGTCTATCCGATTGAGACACCGGGTGGATGGCAGTTGATCGGAAGAACGCCCTTATCGTTGTTTGTTCCGGACAGTGATCCGCCAACGTTGCTTGCAGCCGGTGACCGAATCCGGTTCCGGGCCATTTCCCGGCAGGAGTACGAGGAGTGGGGGGAGGATGACAGATGCGGATAA